The following are encoded in a window of Narcine bancroftii isolate sNarBan1 chromosome 2, sNarBan1.hap1, whole genome shotgun sequence genomic DNA:
- the LOC138754172 gene encoding BAG family molecular chaperone regulator 4-like isoform X2, which produces MAVVNSVFSSGRASSPRPIPGNSWYPPGPSENIRGDPITSESHQQQPYCQHPQHQQLPTQQAGLPRPPSNGDASSAQWAHSQTGPPGQALLSRSQTPAHQPYPPAQGQRELYDQQPPYPVTTSQYHFGSPGSASQQALYPPQHQPAPGPQSQPWQPSMPASALSAAGVPSHDPWRQVRVPGLQSSVEQFNHPMSAFGGNIVSGPTASWQRLNPSPSVYEQKDIPYSLNHQEPRLDNTNFTGNEQQPTSYLPARTPEQLPGTSQVPRMEYSAPPTVYKARTENKGAAEKPAAATNNGVEQAEVPVHPGQVKVEQVLNNVQQLEAEVNQFDGKRGDKTYRLLEELLTKELLEVDSVETNGQEHIRQVRKEAVHKIQGVLEKLERIAR; this is translated from the exons ATG GCCGTAGTCAATAGTGTGTTTTCCTCTGGACGAGCTTCATCACCACGGCCTATTCCGGGGAACTCCTGGTATCCTCCAGGGCCAAGTGAAAACATACGGGGTGATCCAATCACAAGTGAGAGTCACCAACAGCAGCCCTACTGCCAACATCCTCAGCACCAGCAGCTCCCGACGCAGCAAGCAGGGCTGCCGAGGCCTCCGTCCAATGGGGATGCCTCCTCTGCGCAGTGGGCCCACTCACAGACTGGCCCGCCCGGTCAGGCTCTGCTGTCGAGGTCGCAGACACCTGCTCATCAGCCCTACCCCCCGGCTCAAGGACAACGA GAGCTGTATGATCAACAGCCCCCATACCCAGTGACGACATCTCAATACCACTTCGGAAGCCCGGGTTCTGCTTCACAGCAGGCTCTGTATCCTCCTCAACATCAACCTGCACCTGGCCCACAGTCACAACCCTGGCAGCCCTCAATGCCAGCGTCGGCTCTTTCAGCAGCAGGAGTGCCATCCCACGACCCATGGCGCCAAGTCCGAGTACCAGGGCTGCAGTCATCTGTGGAGCAGTTCAACCATCCAATGTCAGCTTTTGGGGGCAACATTGTTTCTGGACCAACAGCCAGCTGGCAGAGACTCAATCCATCGCCATCTGTATATGAGCAAAAA GACATTCCATATTCCTTAAATCACCAAGAACCTCGCCTGGACAACACAAACTTCACAGGGAATGAACAGCAGCCCACAAGCTACCTCCCTGCCCGAACCCCAGAGCAGCTGCCAGGCACCTCCCAAGTCCCACGGATGGAGTACAGTGCTCCTCCTACTGTGTACAAGGCCCGTACTGAGAACAAGGGTGCTGCAGAAAAACCTGCAGCTGCAACAAACAACGGAGTGGAGCAGGCCGAGGTTCCCGTGCACCCTGGCCAAGTGAAAGTTGAGCAAGTCTTGAACAATGTGCAGCAGCTGGAAGCGGAGGTGAACCAGTTTGATGGAAAGAGAGGAGACAAGACTTATCGCTTACTGGAGGAGCTTCTGACCAAAGAGCTCCTGGAGGTGGATTCAGTCGAAACGAATGGTCAAGAACATATTCGGCAGGTCCGCAAAGAAGCTGTTCACAAGATTCAAGGTGTGCTGGAGAAGTTGGAGAGGATTGCAAGGTAA
- the LOC138754172 gene encoding BAG family molecular chaperone regulator 3-like isoform X1 encodes MAATLPRGWELKRDPDSGWPYYIDHNTGTTTWADPRLPKEMPYPGFPSNYWYPPGHQPNPYPSNYSQMVDHQMPPQAVVNSVFSSGRASSPRPIPGNSWYPPGPSENIRGDPITSESHQQQPYCQHPQHQQLPTQQAGLPRPPSNGDASSAQWAHSQTGPPGQALLSRSQTPAHQPYPPAQGQRELYDQQPPYPVTTSQYHFGSPGSASQQALYPPQHQPAPGPQSQPWQPSMPASALSAAGVPSHDPWRQVRVPGLQSSVEQFNHPMSAFGGNIVSGPTASWQRLNPSPSVYEQKDIPYSLNHQEPRLDNTNFTGNEQQPTSYLPARTPEQLPGTSQVPRMEYSAPPTVYKARTENKGAAEKPAAATNNGVEQAEVPVHPGQVKVEQVLNNVQQLEAEVNQFDGKRGDKTYRLLEELLTKELLEVDSVETNGQEHIRQVRKEAVHKIQGVLEKLERIAR; translated from the exons ATGGCCGCCACTCTGCCCCGCGGCTGGGAGCTGAAGCGCGACCCCGACAGCGGGTGGCCCTACTACATCGACCACAACACCGGCACCACGACGTGGGCCGACCCGCGACTGCCGAAG GAAATGCCATACCCAGGGTTTCCTTCCAATTACTGGTATCCCCCCGGACATCAACCTAATCCATATCCGAGCAACTATTCTCAAATGGTGGACCATCAAATGCCCCCACAA GCCGTAGTCAATAGTGTGTTTTCCTCTGGACGAGCTTCATCACCACGGCCTATTCCGGGGAACTCCTGGTATCCTCCAGGGCCAAGTGAAAACATACGGGGTGATCCAATCACAAGTGAGAGTCACCAACAGCAGCCCTACTGCCAACATCCTCAGCACCAGCAGCTCCCGACGCAGCAAGCAGGGCTGCCGAGGCCTCCGTCCAATGGGGATGCCTCCTCTGCGCAGTGGGCCCACTCACAGACTGGCCCGCCCGGTCAGGCTCTGCTGTCGAGGTCGCAGACACCTGCTCATCAGCCCTACCCCCCGGCTCAAGGACAACGA GAGCTGTATGATCAACAGCCCCCATACCCAGTGACGACATCTCAATACCACTTCGGAAGCCCGGGTTCTGCTTCACAGCAGGCTCTGTATCCTCCTCAACATCAACCTGCACCTGGCCCACAGTCACAACCCTGGCAGCCCTCAATGCCAGCGTCGGCTCTTTCAGCAGCAGGAGTGCCATCCCACGACCCATGGCGCCAAGTCCGAGTACCAGGGCTGCAGTCATCTGTGGAGCAGTTCAACCATCCAATGTCAGCTTTTGGGGGCAACATTGTTTCTGGACCAACAGCCAGCTGGCAGAGACTCAATCCATCGCCATCTGTATATGAGCAAAAA GACATTCCATATTCCTTAAATCACCAAGAACCTCGCCTGGACAACACAAACTTCACAGGGAATGAACAGCAGCCCACAAGCTACCTCCCTGCCCGAACCCCAGAGCAGCTGCCAGGCACCTCCCAAGTCCCACGGATGGAGTACAGTGCTCCTCCTACTGTGTACAAGGCCCGTACTGAGAACAAGGGTGCTGCAGAAAAACCTGCAGCTGCAACAAACAACGGAGTGGAGCAGGCCGAGGTTCCCGTGCACCCTGGCCAAGTGAAAGTTGAGCAAGTCTTGAACAATGTGCAGCAGCTGGAAGCGGAGGTGAACCAGTTTGATGGAAAGAGAGGAGACAAGACTTATCGCTTACTGGAGGAGCTTCTGACCAAAGAGCTCCTGGAGGTGGATTCAGTCGAAACGAATGGTCAAGAACATATTCGGCAGGTCCGCAAAGAAGCTGTTCACAAGATTCAAGGTGTGCTGGAGAAGTTGGAGAGGATTGCAAGGTAA